The sequence below is a genomic window from Paenibacillus sp. DCT19.
GACGAATCGGTGGGGATATGAAGATCAGCTGATCAATACAGCAGAGCCTTATCATTTTTGGGCGATCCAGGGTGATGAAGCGTTGGACAAGAAGCTGCCTTTGAAGCAGGCTGGATTAAATGTACATTGGGTGAAGGATCTGAAGCCGTTTCAGCTTCGTAAAGTACGTATTCTAAACGGTGCACATACGCTTATGTCTTCCCTCGGTATTCTTCATGGCAAGCAACATGTGCGGGAAACGATGGAAGATCCACAATTCGGAGCATTTATAAGGGAAGCTGTGCATAAGGAGATTATACCTGCATTGAACATGCCAGATCTCAATTTAGGATTGTATGCAGAAGAAATATTTGAACGATTCCTCAATCCATACATTGATCATAAATTGCAGGATATTGCGTTAAACACCGTTGGTAAGTTCAAGGTTCGTGTTCTGCCAACGCTCCTCTCTTACGAACAACATGAAGGCAACTGGCCGTCCCGCTTGTTGCGTGGATTTGCTGGGCTGTTATATTTGTACCGTCCAGTGAGTACGCCGGATGGATATCAGACACAACGCTTGAACGGAGAGTCACTTATCTTACGAGATGACCCTCAGGTGCTATCCCTCTTAGCTGGGTACTGGGAAGACTACGATACGTTGAATAGCAATGAGCAACAATTAGATCGTATTATTGGTTCCGTATTATCCGATGTATCCATCTGGGGCGAAAACTTGGATGAACGTGAAGGGCTGCGAGAAGCGCTTGTACACGAAATTTCGCTGCTGAAAGGAGAGAGTCTATGAATACAACAAGTACAGTTCAGGACTGGATTGCAATCCATCCTCAGGATGATGTTATTATAACGCTACGCGAATACACAAAAGGCGAAACGATTGTATTGCCTGATGATGTTTCTTTTGCTCTGCTAGATGATGTGCCTAAAGGTCATAAGATTGCGGTACATCATATCGAAGCTGGCGAAGATGTAATGAAATATGGATTCTCTATTGGTGTAGCAAAGGAACAGATTGCGCAGGGGAGCTGGATTCACAGCCATAACCTAAAAACAGGTTTGCACGGATTGCTCGAATATGAATATAATCCAGGACTTGCATCCAAGACAGAGATGCCTCCAGAACATCTACGTTCGTTCGATGGTTATCTTCGTCCTAATGGCGAAGCGGGCATACGTAATGAAATCTGGATCGTTAATACAGTTGGCTGCATTAATAAAGTGTGCGAGGCATTGGCACGGATGGGTCAGTCCCAGTTCGGCAATCGTGTGGATGGTGTATTTCATTTTCCTCATCCGTTTGGTTGCTCTCAACTCGGCGATGACTTGAAATATACACAGCAGTTGCTCGCTTCATTGGTAGAACATCCGAATGCAGGCGGAGTGCTGGTCATTGGTCTTGGCTGTGAGAACAATCAGGTAGACCAGTTCCGTGAATGTATTGCACCCGAGTATCAGGGTAAGGTTCGTTTTCTCAAAGCGCAAGAAACAGATGACGAGTTAGAGGAAGGTTTACGCTTAATGGAGGAACTGGTAGAGGTCGCTGAACAGGAAAAGCGCCAGCCGCTTCCACTTAGCAAGCTCAAGATTGGTTTGAAGTGCGGTGGCTCTGACGGCTTATCGGGCATCACTGCTAATCCACTTGTCGGCTCAGTAGCGGATATGCTTGTCGCGGCAGGGGGGACAGCGATCCTGACAGAGGTGCCAGAAATGTTTGGTGCGGAGACGATATTAATGAACCGTGCTGCCAATGAGCAAGTATTTGAGGATTTGGTCGATCTAGTCAATGGTTTCAAGCAATACTTTGTTAATCATGGTCAGAACATATATGAGAATCCTTCGCCAGGTAATAAGGCTGGCGGCATCACGACATTGGAAGAGAAGTCACTCGGATGTACACAGAAGGGCGGACGCTCTGAGGTTGTTGATGTGTTGCGTTATGGTAAACGTGTAACCAAAACCGGACTAAACATTGTAGAGGCACCGGGCAATGATCTCGTATCGGTAACAGCCCTTTCTGCAGCGGGTGCCCACATTGTCCTGTTCACGACTGGACGAGGAACACCGTTTGGTGGCCCTGTACCCACCGTCAAAATTGCGACTCAATCCGATCTAGCGAACCGTAAAAAGCATTGGATTGACTTTAACGCAGGCCAACTGCTCGAAGGTCAGACGATGGATGATGTGAAGGTTCAGCTGTTCAGTCAATTAATCGACATCGCTTCTGGACGGAGTCAGACGCTGAGTGAACAACATGGTTTTCGGGAGATTGCCATATTCAAGGACGGCGTAATTTTGTAGCTGAATGAGCAATATTCATTAAAGTAGGGCCTCTCTACTCGCTTCAAACGTTCTATGTATCTTGAGTAATCCCAGTTACATCTCGAGCGGTAACTGGGATTTATTTGTCTTCATTTTATTGAATACCC
It includes:
- a CDS encoding tagaturonate reductase, with protein sequence MSASTKRPRLKLNLLGNDGQRKCKEIIERPVKVLQIGEGNFLRGFADWMLHESARQGKFHGSVVVTQPRPGGKAKLEQIREQDGLYTMITRGLSDGKPVERTEMISIFSRCMNPYEEWQDFLELAELPSLEFVISNTTESGLKYISSEYVEGEPVQSFPGKLTVFLHRRFERFAGDPTRGLIHLPCELLEGNGDVLRSCVLRHSEDFGYSDAFRTWITEHNLFLNNLVDRIVTGSPTQDEADALTNRWGYEDQLINTAEPYHFWAIQGDEALDKKLPLKQAGLNVHWVKDLKPFQLRKVRILNGAHTLMSSLGILHGKQHVRETMEDPQFGAFIREAVHKEIIPALNMPDLNLGLYAEEIFERFLNPYIDHKLQDIALNTVGKFKVRVLPTLLSYEQHEGNWPSRLLRGFAGLLYLYRPVSTPDGYQTQRLNGESLILRDDPQVLSLLAGYWEDYDTLNSNEQQLDRIIGSVLSDVSIWGENLDEREGLREALVHEISLLKGESL
- a CDS encoding UxaA family hydrolase translates to MNTTSTVQDWIAIHPQDDVIITLREYTKGETIVLPDDVSFALLDDVPKGHKIAVHHIEAGEDVMKYGFSIGVAKEQIAQGSWIHSHNLKTGLHGLLEYEYNPGLASKTEMPPEHLRSFDGYLRPNGEAGIRNEIWIVNTVGCINKVCEALARMGQSQFGNRVDGVFHFPHPFGCSQLGDDLKYTQQLLASLVEHPNAGGVLVIGLGCENNQVDQFRECIAPEYQGKVRFLKAQETDDELEEGLRLMEELVEVAEQEKRQPLPLSKLKIGLKCGGSDGLSGITANPLVGSVADMLVAAGGTAILTEVPEMFGAETILMNRAANEQVFEDLVDLVNGFKQYFVNHGQNIYENPSPGNKAGGITTLEEKSLGCTQKGGRSEVVDVLRYGKRVTKTGLNIVEAPGNDLVSVTALSAAGAHIVLFTTGRGTPFGGPVPTVKIATQSDLANRKKHWIDFNAGQLLEGQTMDDVKVQLFSQLIDIASGRSQTLSEQHGFREIAIFKDGVIL